aagtcaaactctccctctttgctgatgacacgatcttatacttaaagaacaccagtgactcaaccacaagactcctggaagtgatcaaaaaatacagtaatgtcttaggatataaaatcaatgcccacaaatcagtagctgtcatatatgccaataacagccaagttgaaaagctaatctaatcaaagacacaattcccttcagagcagattcaaagaaaatgaaatacctggggaCATGCCTAACAAAAGAGGGGAAGgccctctacaaagagaattatgaaaccctaagaaaagaactagcaggagacattaacaaatggaagagcataccatgctcttggctgggaagaattaacattgtcataatgtctattctacccaaagcaatctacagattcaatgccatccccattagaataccaacatcatactctaaagtggaaaaaaatagtacttcatgttctatggaaccagataaaaccggtatagccaaggctattcttagtaataaaaacaaagacagaagcatcaccctaccagacttcaggctatattacaagaccacagtaatcaaaacagcatggtactggaacaaaaatagagacattgacatagggaacagaacagaaaaccaagagatgaaaccagtcacaagtttccatctgatctttgataaaccagacaaaagcacacactggggaaaagaatcactaTTCAACAgaaggtgctgggagaattggataactgcatgtaaaagactgaaactggacccataccttctTACCACCTACAAAagttgatttaagatggataaaagatttaaatctaaggtatcaaacgataaaaatcctataaatgtggggaaaactcttaaagacgtcagcctagggaaagattttatgaagatgactTCCATGGCAAtcgaacaataaaaataaacaaaagggacttaattaagctgaaaagcttgtgcacagctaaagacacaacaacTGAAGCAAAaaggcaaccttcagaatgtgAACAGATATTACGAATCTGTCAAaggcttgataattaggatctacgGAGAattcaagttaatcaacaaaaaagaactaacaatcccatctatcactgggcaagagacatgaacagaactttcagtaaggaagacagatgaatggccaacaaacatatgaagaaatccTCAACGTCCCTGATCATTagtagtgaaatgcaaatcaaaaccaccgtaAAGATGTATCACCTAGCCCCAGTAAGAtcagcctacatcacaaagttccaaagctgcagatgccagAGGGGATGTGGAGGGAGGAGAACACTGTTAATGGgcatgcaaactaatatagcctctctggagagaagtatggagaatcctcaaagaactcaaattagatagCCCAATGGACTCCGCAAATCCcactaggcatctatccaaaaaaaaaaaaaaatcctttatcataaggacatttgcactaaactgtttatcgcagctcaatttacaactgccaagatgtgggaaaaacctaaatgcccataaaaccaggaatgaattaacaaattttaATTCTATTCCCCCATGAAAAAAGATGGTGACCTCACATCTtctgtattatcctggatggagttgaaacacattcttcttagtaaagtatcacaagaatggaaaagcaattatccaaagtactcaatactaataggaagccagtagaccatctaatgcatgctcacataggagaaaaattcaattcaattcatgtTGGGTGGAAGGGGAAcaagggatggggtgggggcagggagggtgggATGCTCCAACTGAATGAGCATggtgtgggggtgtttggcacaccttttgtgtgtgggacagaACCACCAGAGGCACTCAACCtactaaaatcaaatattttgatctgGTTGTTtacaccctcacattaacctgaaaaataaaccaacaaacaaataaataaaatggagggagagggaaaaaagaaaaaaaaaacataaatacataaaaatgtataacataTGCACTTCTATGTAATTTCCTAGAagtttacatataaaaattaaatcattgaaGTGTATTGCTACTGATActttagcaaatgaaaagataCTAACTTTGTTGGCTATTGCTGTTGGTTGTATCATCTAGagacatttttttctcacttcctATATGTCCCCCTTAATGATTACCAATTAATTATCTAACTTATTCCTAAAGGGTAGCTAGAAGATCAACATTATTCACTTGGCTAGTTGTCTCAATATTTCTTATTCAGTGATCATATCATCTTTCAAATTACCCATTTGTTTTCGCCAGAGGATTTATCAATAGGCAGGAAGGGTTGGTACTTTTTTGTCTGTGTGTAGAATTGTTGGCTGGCTATTTAAGTCAGTTTTGCCACTtcccttttaaaaagtaactattgCTATAATGATTCTTCTTATAGATTGTACTGATAAAATTATCATCAAATCTTAACTAGATAAGACTTGCAGGTCACAGGCTGCTGATTCTTTAAGATTCAGATTAAATTTCACCTTTTCCCTCATGACCCCAGCTCAACAGAAGTGAATCCAGAGGATGTTAGAGCTGAAGGGACATCATCTCCTTCATTTGCAAGGTGAATTTGAAAAATTCCAATTCTGGGGTggcaaaaagaaaactatatattGTGATGTTATAATTTATAATGCAGCAAAAACAAAAGTTTCCCTTTTAGGAAAATTTGGGGGGGCCACAAAAAGTGATTATGAAAAATGAGTAAGTCCCAGACATCTACTGTGTATCATAGCACCTCTAGGTAACAACAGATACTGCATTACATATTTGAAAACTTGCTAAGAAGACATATCTGATggtaagtgttcttatcaaaaaaaataaatgaatgaatgcatggatAAATAGGGCAGAAGGTGGTTTTGGAAATGACGGACAGGATTACTGCACTGATTGTGGTGGCAGTTTCACCTCTGTATGCTCATCTATAAACTATCAAGTTGTGTACATTAAATATAAAGATGACTTCCATGGCAactgaacaacaaaaataaacaaaggggacttaattaaactgaaaagttctgcacagctaagggacACAACAGACCCCAATAAAGCAGTTTATGCTTTGTATGTCAATCAGACCCCAAtaaagcagttaaaaaaaaaaaaaaaagatgagaaggtCATGAAAAACATTGATCTTTTGAAGtcattttcaaaacaagttttaattttttttgagacagtgtctcactttatcacccttggtagagtgcggtggcattacaactcacagcaacttccgacTCCTGGatgtaggcaattctcttgcctcagcctccagagtagctgggactacaggcgcccaccacaatgcctggctattttttgttgcagtttggctggggccaagttggaacctgccatcctcagtatatgggaatggcgctctacccactgagccacgggcgccacctaAGTTTTAATTTTCGACAATCTAAAATTTGCCCTATGTAAGATGAGGAAGCGAGCACTCACATTatttccctcctcccatcctgaCTTATTAGTTAAACTGTTGTTTTAGATTGTCAGTGATTTTTAACACTGAGATTCTATTTTATAACCACAAGTCTCAGTGCTTCAATCCTACTTTTGTATTTAAGTGAATATAGCTATCATCATTAATCCTTTTCTTTATACCCAGACTCTTTCTTTGGATTTATGTTTGACTGACAggatttaataattaatttttcacaGCATACATTTACTgatttaaatatttagtttttccTACTGATTCACCattaccaaaacaaaataacaacaaaaaagtaactcATGGATATTTGGTTAAATTTTGATTACTGGAGAAAAAGttatttctggaagaaaaatgGTAGCAGAGCTCTGGAAGGTTCACTTACGTATTCTCTGGTTTCAGCTTTATGGCATCAATCTATCATGGTCAAAAATCTGTGTAGCAATTGgcaatatgcttttattttagaGTAGGTCTTTATTGCTACTTATTGTGAAGAGAAAAGTACAAATGATCAGCTGGGCCACTTGAAAGTACTCACttaaataatattgaaatattaataagtaaaataactTATTTACTTTGGGAAGTGCAAATCAACCaccttttcttcattcttcttccccAACTTAAAACACCCCATGCCTTCTAGCCGTTGCAATCTATGAAGGCTCCACTGTCTATCTTACAACTCTCAAATTCTATGTTCATTCATTTCTAGCCACATCCATTCATTTCTCTTTATATTCTCTACACAGGTTTTATCTACTTTACCAGTATGAACTCAATGGACAATCCCAAGTCCTTATATTCAGACATAACCTGACCTGACCTTTCATACTTTATTCAAATATTCTAATTACTTAGTAGGCATAGCTATCAGGATGATTAACATCTCCAAAACTGAAGTACTCTTCCCCAGTTATTCTTCTATAATCCTGTTTACTCATGTTGAAAATGTTGAGGTTATTTCTGACCTTTTTCTCTCCTCTACCACTGAGTTTGATTAATTATTCTTTATATTACTTGtatcccttctttcctttctgttacTACAGACACCATGCTAATTTGGGATTTTTGCATTTCATATAGAAACTGTATTATCACAATATTTACTATTATTCTTCCTATTATACATGAAATCAGAATGGTCTATTAAGTCATATATTGTATCATCACTTTACTATTTCTGTAACAATTTTGATTATGTTCCTTGACTACAGCATTCAAGTCCAAAGTCTTTAACTTTCTATAATTTAGCTTTAAATTTTTTGACCTTATCTCCCCTCACATTTCTATATAAATTCCCAGTTTGGCCAATTGGGTCTATCTTACATGCAAGAAACATATTCTATGTATTTCctgtccttttccttcttctggaATTTATTATAGTCATAACTCTTCGAGGTTCATGTTAAATTTTACCTCTTCCTTGTTGCTCCAACTAGAAGCGCTCTCACAGAATGTTAGAGTTTAAGGAAGATCATTTCCTCCACGTGCATAATGAGCTTTAAAAAATCACCTCCTCCAtccataaaattataatgtttGGAGAAACAGAGGTTAAAGAACAATACAAatacattcacttttttttttgaatcctatttttttaaattttattttctttattaagtcatatatacatagatcatgaatacatttatgcctttgtgggattcaatgtgttgattatttgtacaagttgggttttttcttgttttctatgtgccaggtgctgtgctaGCGACATGGGCTTAAGAGTTTAGTGAGAAAGATGGACGACACATAAATTATCACACAGATAATTAAGCACTGATGAGTGCTACAAAGAACAGAGTGCATTGATGTCTAAAGTATATGTGGTTGAGGGAAAAGGTGCGGCATAAAGTTAGCCTAGTGTGGGCAGACAAGAAAGAAATTCCTTCATTCTGGGAAGACAAGAAAGGCTTCCTTCACTGAGAGAAATCTTTTAAGtagaggcaaaagaaaagaatgagtagGAATTTACTCTGCAAAAAGGTAGAAGATTTCTATAGGGAGACAGGGGTACCAGAGAGAGGCACTTTCAAGGAATTAAAATAAGGTCTGAGTGCAAGGCTAGGAGAAACAAGAGCATGCTGGGCTTTGGAGGGTCACGTTGAAAATTGGTGGGTTTTATTCTAAGAATAAACAGGCCTTGTATATCACGTTCCAATATACTTCAAGTCAGGACCATGGCTACTTGGTCCTAGGATGTGTAAGAACAagagaagaaattacaaaatcACAAAAAATTGATTGAGAAACATTTTCTGTATTCCTATGACAGTTCTTTGTTCGTGTAATCTCACCcaaagtcaaattaaaaaaagaaaacatattgatTTATAAATATAGCCATTTTAAGTTAGTCCACTTGGCTTTGACTAGAGGTTGTGTAAGTATATGTATGAATGTACACCTATAAACACTTAACAGAGTGCTGGccagttttgtattttttaaaattgaaacattCCAAATAATCCAATGAACAGCCAGTTCATTGTTCGGCAATGCATTTATGACATAATATTCTCTTGTCTTTTCCTATGGCAtccttcaaaaggaaaaatatcttaaaagttattaaaatttttccaaagactgttttaattttaatcacCGTTTAGTCTTACTTTGTCTACACTAGGTAATAAATTCCAAAATGTAATTACAAATTCATGTATTTCCtctaaaattccatttatatcaAGGGTAACATTTTAGGAAGGTAGGACaacaaagttattatttaaaaaagttaagaaagacagctagaattttttgaggaacttctgtGTACCAGGTATTGGGCATCTTAaaacacattatctcatttaatcattaaCAACAACTCTGAAAGGTGCATGCTATTCTctgtttcacagataaggaaactgaagcttagagaaatAAGCAAACTTCTTCCCAAACTATATATACCTTAGACCCGTGTTGTCTGATTTGGTGGCCTATGGCAACATATTGAGAACTTGAAACGTGACCACTTCGAATTAAGATGTGCTGTGTCAAATATAGACCAGATTTCAAAGACACAGTATGAAAAAGAAAGTAGACTACCTCtgtaatttttgaatattgattACACATTGAAATAATATTCTAGACACAgtgagttaaataaaatgttactaaaATGCATTTCACCTgtttgttacttttttaaaaccggctactatacattttaaaattacaaatatggCTTGCATTTATTTCTATTGAACAATGCTGACCTAGACCAAAGGCTGGATTTTTAATTTGCCAGTAAATACCAAGTTGAAAGACACtggtaaagaagaaaagaagaggcaaCACCAGATTTTGGTTTAAATGTCCTCTCCATACAATGACACAAAGCCAGATGATTAGGTCAAGTATAAAATACTTTTAGGACCCAGAACACTTACAATTGTCTTTCTGTAAATGTCTTCAAATTAGGGCTATAGATGGAATaagccaagaagaaaaaagaatgacacTAAAATTATTAGCAAGCATTAACATGAGCCAGACAAAATAGTAATGTGTAACTAATCAGCAAAAATTTGCCAAAACTCTGAACTAAGATATTACATTTCTAATGCTTGAAATTATAGGGAAAATACACTCAATTTtagagaaaacaaacattttaaaccaCTTAAGCCATCAgccatattttcaaaattcatacTTTAGAAAAGAGTTTATAATAAAGAAAAGCTTATTTGCATTAACTTTAAATTAGCTAATACTTGAGTCTCAACTTTGAAGAAGCTTGTTTTGGTCCCAAATGTTtttcatgggggtggggagagagaaggcGGTAAGGCAGCtcgatttaaaacaaacaaacaaaaaaattaaaaatcccaaAAGGTTAAACTACATTCTTTAATGAGAATGGCATATTGGTGCTCCTATTATGCTAGTCTCTCTCAACTCCACTGAACTGTTATGTCTTCAAATAATTTGATAATCTGTCTTTAAAAGTTTCACACTAAATTAGAGAGTTCATTTTTTGTAAAACATTCTGGCACCATTAAATCTTTTATGAGATGAGAAAGGTCTCTTCTCCACTTGACATTATTACGGTTTAGGTATGAGCAATTTTTGCTGTCAAACACTGCaaaggtaggttttttttttttttttttggttcaatcTGCAAATGTCTCGCCTATTCGTGCACAGCTACTCTCTGCCCCGCACAAACCtaccctccccttcccccccgcAACTTTCAAACTTTGTTTCCTTTGGGGTTCTGCAGAAGCGCTATTGATAAGATCCCAGAGACAAAGGGCCGTTCAGTGGGTTAACCGGATGCGAAATTTTAGTTGTGAAACAAAGCACTCAAATTTGAGATACAGGAGCAGGATGACAATAATAATACAGCCCGAAGCTCAGAGCCATCTCCCTAGACAGCCCCCTTCCCCATGGCCCCGCGCCGGGAGCTCCGGCCCCGGGACGGCGACTCCGGGGTGCAGCCACGAAGCCCCCAGCACGCTTTGGGGGCCGCCCTCCGCGCGTCCCAGCCCGCTCACCGCTTCACTCGGATGATCTGGTCCCGCATGGGCTTGATGTCCTGGAAGCTCTGCTGATTGACGAGGCTGTAGACCAGGATGAAGCCCTGGCCGTTCTTGATATACAGGTCCCGCATGGACGCGAACTGCTCGGTGCCCGCGGTGTCGAGGATCTCCAGCACCGACGGCGACGAGTCCACCTCGATCTCCTTGCGGTAGAAGTCCTCGATGGTGGGGTCGTATTTCTCGATGAAGGTGCCGGTCACGAACTGCACGGTCAGGGCGGATTTGCCTACCCCGCCCGAGCCCAGCACCACCACTTTGTACTCCCGCATCGTCCCTCcgcggccgccgccgccaccgccgcccgCGACATAGACCTACGCCGGCCGCGCTGCGCCCCCAGACCCTGCCCTGATGGCCGACCCCGCCGCCTCCCGCGGCCGCCCCCACCTCACGGCCGCGGCGGCCCCCCGGGCGCCGGCGGTGGCGGCGGCAGCTGAGGAAGCAGCAGCCCTGAGCATGGGCCGCGCCGGGTGGAGAAGAGGCCCCGTGGGCGCCGGCAGGGACTGAGGGCGAACGGGGAGCGGGGGCCGCCGGAGCCGCCCGAGCCGCGGGCCCGCAGTGCTGCCCGCCCCGCCCCTCGCGCCTCCACGCCCAGCTccccgcccgccgccgccgccgctgccgctgccgccgcTTCCCCAGTGCTGGAGCGCGCGCGCCCGAGCCCCAGCCGCAGCGCGGCCCGGGGCGGGGCCCGGCGGCCCGGGGCGGGGCTGCGCCTGCTGCTCGTCACCTAGGCGACCAGCCGCGCGCGCTCCCGGGAGCCTCTGCGCTGCGCGGAAGCGTCAGCCCGCGCTGGGACAAACCGCGTTGCGAACGCCCGGCAGCGCAGTGCTAGTCCTGCACGCCGGTCCGGTCCAGGGCCTGCGTCCTGAGTATGCGCACTTCGCGCGTACTGGAACGGCGTTTGCCCGAGGCTCCCACGCTCTTTTGGCCGAGATGGGAAAACAGAGGGGCCACAGCAGCCTCCGGGCTCTAACCTGAGCCAGAGAGTGAGGGAAAAAGATGCCCCAGGTCCAAGAGGAGCCATTGGTTGGAGGGCCTTTGCCCGACACCACCCAGTCCCCAGCCTGCCAGCTTTCGGGAGCTTTCGTTTTATCTTGTATTAACATAAAGATGTGCATGTCCAGTCCCTTGACAGCGATTGTATAAACAAGACGAGATGAAGCTTTGTTTGAAACGTTAGGACACTGATGAGGCGACTAGTCCCAGCCAGTACTGCACCCTCGGGGGCTAGCCATCTGCGGCCACCAGCCTTAGGAGCCGGGTCCACGCCCGCCTTCCCTCTAGCCCCGCCCCCCATAGTGCCAAGGGACGTTGAGTTCTTCCCACGCCCTATCATCCACCGGCGAATTGAAAACCTGGAGAGCGGAAGCCTAGCAGCAGCTGGAAGGCCCTGGGACACCTCATAGCAACAGCCAGCTGGGGGCGTCTAGTAGGACGCAGGATTCATTCTAGCCACCCAGATCACATCTCCGGACCCTGCTGACAGCCAATAGACAGCCGCTTTATACTACTTCTGCCAATTGGGAACAATTCTGGTCGCGGGATCAGCCAACCCACTTCCAG
The sequence above is a segment of the Nycticebus coucang isolate mNycCou1 chromosome 15, mNycCou1.pri, whole genome shotgun sequence genome. Coding sequences within it:
- the RAP2A gene encoding ras-related protein Rap-2a — translated: MREYKVVVLGSGGVGKSALTVQFVTGTFIEKYDPTIEDFYRKEIEVDSSPSVLEILDTAGTEQFASMRDLYIKNGQGFILVYSLVNQQSFQDIKPMRDQIIRVKRYEKVPVILVGNKVDLESEREVSSNEGRALAEEWGCPFMETSAKSKTMVDELFAEIVRQMNYAAQPDKDDPCCSACNIQ